A single region of the Biomphalaria glabrata chromosome 15, xgBioGlab47.1, whole genome shotgun sequence genome encodes:
- the LOC129923153 gene encoding GATA zinc finger domain-containing protein 14-like — protein MKILILFVTVASVYGAALINNPTEHQQNPNNRNINNPIEHQQNPNNRNINNPTEHQQNPNNRNINNPIEHQQNPNNRNINNPTEHQQNPNNRNINNPIEHQQNPKNRNINNPIEHQQNPNNRNINNPIEHQQNPNNRNINNPIEHQQNPNNRNINNPIEHQQNPNNRNINNPIEHQQNPNNRNINNPIEHQQNPNNRNINNPIEHQQNPNNRNINNPIEHQQNPNNRNINNPIEHQQNPNNRNINNPTEHQQNPNNRNINNPIEHQQNPNNRNINNPTEHQQNPNNRNINNPTEHQQNPNNRNINNPIEHQQNPNNRNINNPIEHQQNPNNRNINNPSEHQQNPNNRNVNNPIEHQQNPNNRNINNPIEHQQNPNNRNINNPIEHQQNPNNRNINNPSEHQQNPNNRNVNNPIEHQQNPNNRNINNPIEHQQNPNNRNINNPIEHQQNPNNRNINNPIEHQQNPNNRNINNPTEHQQNPNNRNINNPIEHQQNPNNRNINNPIEHQQNPNNRNINNPTEHQQNPNNRNINNPIEHQQNPNNRNINNPIEHQQNPNNRNVNNPIEHQQNPNN, from the coding sequence GTGCCGCATTAATCAACAACCCGACTGAGCATCAACAGAACCCCAACAACAGAAACATCAACAACCCAATTGAGCACCAACAGAACCCCAACAACAGAAACATCAACAACCCAACTGAACACCAACAGAACCCCAACAACAGAAACATCAACAACCCAATTGAGCACCAACAGAACCCCAACAACAGAAACATCAACAACCCAACTGAACACCAACAGAACCCCAACAACAGAAACATCAACAACCCAATTGAGCACCAACAGAACCCCAAAAACAGAAACATCAACAATCCAATTGAGCACCAACAGAACCCCAACAACAGAAACATCAACAACCCAATTGAGCACCAACAGAACCCCAACAACAGAAACATCAACAACCCAATTGAGCATCAACAGAACCCCAACAACAGAAACATCAACAACCCAATTGAGCATCAACAGAACCCCAACAACAGAAACATCAACAATCCAATTGAGCACCAACAGAACCCCAACAACAGAAACATCAACAACCCAATTGAGCACCAACAGAACCCCAACAACAGAAACATCAACAACCCAATTGAGCACCAACAGAACCCCAACAACAGAAACATCAACAATCCAATTGAGCATCAACAGAACCCCAACAACAGAAACATCAACAACCCAATTGAGCACCAACAGAACCCCAACAACAGAAACATCAACAACCCAACTGAGCACCAACAGAACCCCAACAACAGAAACATCAACAATCCAATTGAGCACCAACAGAACCCCAACAACAGAAACATCAACAACCCAACTGAGCACCAACAGAACCCCAACAACAGAAACATCAACAACCCAACTGAGCACCAACAGAACCCCAACAACAGAAACATCAACAATCCAATTGAGCATCAACAGAACCCCAACAACAGAAACATCAACAATCCAATTGAGCACCAACAAAACCCCAACAACAGAAACATCAACAACCCATCTGAGCACCAACAGAACCCCAACAACAGAAACGTCAACAACCCAATTGAGCACCAACAGAACCCCAACAACAGAAACATCAACAATCCAATTGAGCATCAACAGAACCCCAACAACAGAAACATCAACAATCCAATTGAGCACCAACAAAACCCCAACAACAGAAACATCAACAACCCATCTGAGCACCAACAGAACCCCAACAACAGAAACGTCAACAACCCAATTGAGCATCAACAGAACCCCAACAACAGAAACATCAACAATCCAATTGAGCATCAACAGAACCCCAACAACAGAAACATCAACAATCCAATTGAGCATCAACAGAACCCCAACAACAGAAACATCAACAATCCAATTGAGCACCAACAAAACCCCAACAACAGAAACATCAACAACCCAACTGAGCACCAACAGAACCCCAACAACAGAAACATCAACAATCCAATTGAGCATCAACAGAACCCCAACAACAGAAACATCAACAATCCAATTGAGCATCAACAGAACCCTAACAACAGAAACATCAACAACCCAACTGAGCACCAACAGAACCCCAACAACAGAAACATCAACAATCCAATTGAGCATCAACAGAACCCCAACAACAGAAACATCAACAATCCAATTGAGCATCAACAGAACCCTAACAACAGAAACGTCAACAACCCAATTGAGCACCAACAGAACCCTAATAACTGA